Proteins encoded within one genomic window of Etheostoma cragini isolate CJK2018 chromosome 21, CSU_Ecrag_1.0, whole genome shotgun sequence:
- the LOC117937029 gene encoding inhibitory synaptic factor 2A: MVSKEGGKCMLTNSESDSEAAPLPSTSLALEVKYSLEASRQVRKRNKALQVRFKDICEAQNEQREAELQAARKSGKPISYKAAYRKYMTVPARRSIPNVTRSTGVQTSPDLKKRYQTFPFERKKGHTFKHVAAVETYKGQNNGFVMEVKQSKAAEQGLDEEEEGACRGSGVRRTRALLHTNECIATVEQHSAPDGLCSDALLLSCSADTDCLADTQRRSGAGAQAEYQLCSVPSKATTGLQHREPDTDRLAKRQLLNLEEGSSRTLPDRTSKVTGPISWNSLTQVECLDSPSVRSKRKKALQLNGLQSETLPRSSRGCTTQAQCHTGQLSARPLRGMEEPLTPCRGGEAGGALPDQTQEACKQIVPMNQDGDVKAQLQAMENLISSSQETIKVLLGVIQELEKGEAHREGLSYRTGQDTANCDTCRNSACIIYSVELDFKQQEDKLHPLMMRLCPTEDGHFASLPYPQEAFTSTPKRKSKADSKKHARWKLWFL; the protein is encoded by the exons ATGGTGAGCAAGGAGGGTGGCAAATGCATGCTCACCAACTCAGAGTCTGACTCGGAGGCAGCACCCTTGCCCTCCACCTCACTGGCACTGGAGGTGAAGTATTCCCTGGAAGCCAGTCGACaagtgaggaagagaaacaaGGCCCTGCAAGTGCGTTTCAAGGATATCTGTGAGGCACAGAACGAGCAAAGGGAGGCCGAGTTGCAGGCAGCGCGGAAAAGTGGCAAGCCAATCTCCTACAAAGCAGCGTACCGCAAGTACATGACTGTCCCTGCCCGCAGATCCATCCCAAATGTCACAAGGAGCACGGGTGTGCAAACTTCCCCTGACTTGAAGAAACGATATCAGACCTTTCCATTTGAGCGCAAGAAAGGCCACACCTTTAAACACGTGGCGGCCGTGGAAACTTATAAAGGTCAGAATAACGGTTTTGTCATGGAAGTAAAGCAGTCCAAGGCTGCGGAGCAGGGTttagatgaggaggaggagggagcctGCAGGGGGAGTGGAGTCCGGAGGACCAGGGCTCTGCTCCATACTAATGAGTGCATTGCCACAGTGGAGCAGCACAGTGCACCTGATGGCCTGTGCTCTGACGCTCTGCTGCTTAGTTGCTCTGCAGACACAGACTGCcttgcagacacacagagacgaAGCGGAGCTGGAGCACAGGCAGAGTACCAGCTCTGCAGTGTCCCATCCAAAGCCACGACAGGTTTACAACACAGGGAGCCCGATACAGACCGCTTGGCCAAGAGGCAGCTGCTCAATCTGGAGGAGGGCTCGTCCCGAACCCTGCCGGACAGGACCTCCAAGGTTACGGGCCCCATCTCCTGGAACTCCCTTACACAGGTGGAGTGCCTGGACAGTCCGTCTGTGCGGAGCAAGCGGAAGAAAGCCCTGCAGCTCAACGGGCTGCAGAGTGAGACACTACCCCGTTCCAGCAGAGGCTGTACAACGCAGGCACAGTGCCATACTGGACAGTTATCTGCCCGGCCTCTACGGGGCATGGAGGAGCCTTTGACACCATGCAGAGGCGGCGAGGCTGGTGGGGCACTGCCTGACCAAACACAGGAGGCCTGCAAGCAAATTGTGCCTATGAATCAGGACGGGGATGTTAAAGCACAGCTCCAGGCCATGGAAAATCTCATCAGCTCCAGCCAAGAGACCATCAAAGTGCTGCTGGGGGTCATCCAGGAACTGGAGAAGGGGGAGGCCCACAGAGAAGG ACTCTCCTATCGAACCGGACAGGACACGGCCAACTGTGACACATGCCGGAACAGCGCATGCATTATTTACAG TGTGGAGCTTGACTTCAAGCAGCAGGAGGACAAGCTGCATCCGCTGATGATGAGGCTTTGCCCTACGGAGGATGGCCACTTTGCCTCCCTGCCTTACCCCCAGGAGGCCTTCACATCCACTCCAAAACGCAAGTCCAAAGCAGACTCCAAGAAGCATGCTCGCTGGAAACTTTGGTTCCTGTGA